Proteins from one Hemicordylus capensis ecotype Gifberg chromosome 7, rHemCap1.1.pri, whole genome shotgun sequence genomic window:
- the DEDD2 gene encoding DNA-binding death effector domain-containing protein 2, whose product MADMRRPLFAHIWEEEECLEYYGMISLHRMFEVIGSQLTENDMEVLSFLLDETQPWTHPLDPALWAVAAAEEDGAETTSPVLESWKRKNQCRCNSAKTDSSLEVPTDRRKPKNGVELLLELERRGKCDETNFFQLLQLLRVLTRHDLLPYVTLKRQRTVSPERYTYGPSVLSSDQQVDSCLNSASAEPRHDQWETGSNSSKRKRVSRGRAKSAPPRRRRGARASAVKQEIQIPTKVTCDIRLRVRAEYCEHEPILRQNVMSNKQNQLERQFDVFGQSNTILKSRDLGSIICDIKFSELSYLDAFWSDYMNGSLLEALKGVFITDSLKEAVGQEAIRLLVNVDEDDYEEGRRLLLESVIPQAW is encoded by the exons atggctgacatgaggaggcCTCTCTTTGCCCATATTTGGGAGGAGGAAGAATGTTTAGAGTACTATGGGATGATTTCCCTGCACCGCATGTTTGAGGTGATTGGCTCCCAGCTCACAGAGAATGACATGGAAGTGCTCTCTTTCCTTCTGGATGAAACACAGCCCTGGACCCATCCACTGGACCCAGCCCTTtgggctgtagcagcagcagaagaggatgGTGCAGAGACTACCTCACCTGTGCTAGAGAGCTGGAAAAGAAAAAATCAGTGCCGGTGTAACTCAGCCAAGACTGATAGTAGTCTGGAGGTTCCCACAGATAGGCGGAAGCCCAAGAATGGTGTTGAACTCCTCTTGGAACTAGAGAGGAGGGGCAAGTGTGATGAAACCAACTTCTTTCAGCTCCTGCAACTCTTGAGAGTGCTCACAAGGCATGATCTACTGCCATATGTCACCCTGAAAAGGCAGCGTACAG TTTCTCCTGAGAGATACACCTATGGACCATCAGTTTTGTCATCGGACCAACAGGTGGACAGCTGTCTCAATTCAGCCTCTGCAGAACCTCGGCATGATCAATGGGAGACAG gTTCCAATTCCAGCAAAAGGAAGCGAGTAAGCAGAGGCCGGGCAAAGTCTGCTCCCCCCCGTAGGCGGCGGGGAGCCAGAGCTTCTGCTGTAAAGCAGGAGATCCAAATTCCCACCAAAGTGACCTGTG ACATCCGGCTCCGTGTCCGTGCAGAGTACTGTGAGCATGAGCCCATCTTGCGTCAGAATGTGATGTCAAACAAGCAGAACCAGCTGGAGCGTCAGTTTGATGTCTTTGGGCAGTCCAACACAATCCTCAAATCCCGTGACCTGGGCTCTATCATCTGTGACATCAAGTTTTCAGAGTTGTCCTACCTTGATGCCTTCTGGAGCGACTATATGAACGGCTCACTGCTGGAGGCTTTGAAGGGAGTCTTCATCACAGACTCGCTGaaagaggctgtgggccaggaggccATCCGGCTGCTAGTTAATGTGGATGAGGATGATTATGAGGAGGGGCGACGTCTTTTGCTAGAAAGTGTTATTCCTCAGGCCTGGTGA